ACCAATGAATAATCAGTAAAACATTCATGAACCAATTAATCCCAATGTCGTTTCGTTTGCTGTGAGCCAGTTCATGTAAGAACACATGCTGCAATTGGTCATCACTTAAGCTGTTTAGAATAGTGTGGGGCATAATCAATTGGGGTTTCACCACACCGAAAAGAGTTGGTGTTCCCAAATTATAAGATTCGACAAGAGCAATGGGTTTATTTATCGACATCATTTTTTTACAATGATCGAAAAGCTGCAGTATTCTTACGTTTGTTATCGTAACGGTCTCTTTTTTCAGCTTTTGGGCAAATTTCCTATTGATATGGATTGTGTATGTCCCTAATAAACACACTCCAACTAGCCATATAAACAATACATATCGGTAAATAGATTGTGCAGTAGTTTCCGGTGCAACAGCACTTGTAAGTAGTTCTTCCTGATTAACTTGTACAACCGATTGAACTGAGTCCGTATTACCGATCCAATTATAAATACTGAATTCGCTCTCTGGGCTCCATGGCAGAATTAATCGTACAATAACCAACAGCCACATTAAGTAATGCCATCTTGGTTTCAGACGATGCTTAAGCATGTACTGCATCATTACAATCAGTACAACCAAAACACTTGCCATGGCCGAGACAGACCATACCCAATCAAAGAGATTAATCAGGTGTTCGGTTATTCTAGTCACATTCACCCTTCCCTTTCCTTAATCGAGTCAAAGATTTAACGCCAACTACAATGCCAATCCGCAAATGATTTATTCTGTTTTGTCGTCAAGGATGTTTTTTAATTCTTTAATATCTTCCGGAGATAGCTGTTCTTCTTTCAAAAAGTTAACAAGCAACGGCTTAAATGCGCCGCCGTAGATTCTTTTTAGGAAGGACTTGGTCTCGGACTTTACACATTCGTCTTCGGATACTAACGGGAAATAAGCATATACCCTGTTTTTTTGTGAATAGGAAATGGCTTGTTTTTGAGCTAATCTGTTTAAAAGCGTTCTTATTGTATTAGGTTTCCAATCCGTTTGACCTTCTAAAGCCTCAATCACTTCGTTTGCCGTGCATGGTGTTTTTGCCCAGAGAATTTTCATTACTTCCCATTCCGCATCGGATATATGGGGAACATTTTTCACTGGTTTACCTCCTAACCTTTATTGACTACAAATGTAATACTACATGTGTAATACTCAGTTGTCAAATACATAATCAAATGATGAATCCTAAGCTGCTCTCTCCGTCAAAGGTGCTTTGAGCAATGAGGCTCTGAGTAGGGAGAATAAAAAAACGACTCTGAAGAAAAATAATAAAATAAGTGGACAGTTAAAATACTTGATATACCCATGGGGGGTATGATAAGATGAGGTTACATCCTAGGATGTGTAGATGGAGCAGGAGGTATGTCCATGGAAATGGGTAATGAAGGTAATACATCGGAACAGCCGAAGACTCC
The nucleotide sequence above comes from Paenibacillus sp. IHBB 10380. Encoded proteins:
- a CDS encoding M56 family metallopeptidase, producing MTRITEHLINLFDWVWSVSAMASVLVVLIVMMQYMLKHRLKPRWHYLMWLLVIVRLILPWSPESEFSIYNWIGNTDSVQSVVQVNQEELLTSAVAPETTAQSIYRYVLFIWLVGVCLLGTYTIHINRKFAQKLKKETVTITNVRILQLFDHCKKMMSINKPIALVESYNLGTPTLFGVVKPQLIMPHTILNSLSDDQLQHVFLHELAHSKRNDIGINWFMNVLLIIHWFNPVLWYAYRRMREDQEIASDALALSYLTPDKRHDYGYTLIKLLENFSQPVQVAGNVNITGSKIQLQRRIKMIKQFKSNSYRWSFLGMATLVFISGCALTDPKASQTPTQLPSTTASEQNSSVDSSVELEPTVSKDKSSANSSVELEPTASKQKSNADSSAVLEPTASKQKSRADSSVGPQVTTSKQKSRADSSVGPQVTASKQKSGADSSVGPQVTAP
- a CDS encoding BlaI/MecI/CopY family transcriptional regulator, with amino-acid sequence MKNVPHISDAEWEVMKILWAKTPCTANEVIEALEGQTDWKPNTIRTLLNRLAQKQAISYSQKNRVYAYFPLVSEDECVKSETKSFLKRIYGGAFKPLLVNFLKEEQLSPEDIKELKNILDDKTE